The Prosthecobacter fusiformis sequence GCTGGCCTGTCACCGAGCTGGATAAAAATCATTTCACGCTCATGGAGCATTTTGAGGTCCCTGGACAGGAAGCTTCCTTCAGCAACAGCATCACCACTTTCCGCAATGCGGGCACTGGAGCATACCTCATCCAGACCAAGCCCATCAACGGTGCCCCCTGGCGCACCGGGCATCATCTGGGGCAGCTTCTTGTCTCAAATTCAGAGGATCAGCAGGGGCAGGCGGCATTCAAAATCATCATCCGCTGATAAAGCCTGCCGGAAATTCTCAGTTTTTTTTCACCTTTCAAATAGGCCTGAGAAAATCGAAATCGTCCTTGCAATGTGACCGCGAGTTTTTAATCTTCGCGTGCTTGTGAAATTTTTCACAAGCCCCTGTCCAGGCACACCCTGCCAGCTCGCTCCATGAAATATTTTTTCCTCAGCTACCTCTTTGTTGCCGCGATCATCGTCGCCGCATTTGGCTCTCGTGGCAGCAAGTCCGAATTGCCGCCCCTGGAAATCTTTCAGGACATGGATCACCAAGCCAAAGTGAAGTACCAGGCCCACAGTGACTTTTTCGCCGATGGACTCGGCGCACGCCGTCCTGTCAAAGGCACCGTACCTATTGGTTTCGAAGTCCCCGCCAAAGCTGCCTCGGCCCCTGACTTCAAGCCCCCGCAGTACGGCTTCGCCAATGGCCTGGACTATTACAGCACAGGTAAAATCGGCGATTATTACGGCGACGGCCTGCCCAAGGAAGTGACGCTGAACAAAGCCCTTCTTGAGCGCGGCGAGCGCCAGTACAACATCTATTGCGCCGTCTGCCACGCTGCCTCCGGCAATGGCAAGGGCATCACTTCGAAGTACGGCATCATGACCGCCTTCAATTTCCACCAGCCCGGCAGCACCGATCCCGCCAACGCTGGTGCCTACCGCGCAGACGGAGCCATTTACGATGTCATCACGAACGGCAAAGGACTCATGGGTCCCTACGGTGGCAACATCATCGTTCAAGACCGCTGGGCCATCGTGGCCTACATCCGCGCCATGCAGGTGGCGGTGAAGGAAAACAACGTGTCCGTCCAGTAACAGCAGGCATTTCAAGGCATGAGTCACCACGTCACATTCAATGATCTGCCTCCGGGCGGTGAGAAATTCGAAACCGCCAAGGGCAGCAAGCTCATCGGTGCCTTTGGGGCCACCGGTGCGGTTGGCCTCCTTGGCTCCGCCTATCTGTTCTTTACCCAGACGGATGTCTTTGCTTATAGCTGGCTGTTCGCCTTCTTCTTTGCCTTCACATTCGTGTGCGGCGGCTGCTTCTGGATTCTTCTCCATAGCGCTTCCAATTCAGGCTGGGGCGTTGCTGTCCGCCGTTTGTGGGAACAGTTGGCCAACATGGTCCTTCCTCTGGCTTTCCTTGGCCTTCCCCTTCTCGTTCCGCAGGTGCAGACACATCTTTACGAGTGGATGAACCATCATCGTGAAGCGAAAACACAGCTTCACGCTGCTGATCATGGTGACTCCGCTCACAAGGCCGAAGCGACGGACGCCACTCACGCAGCCGATGCAGACCATCACGAAATGCACAGTGTGAAGGACGCCCTCCATCACATGTCCCTTTCCAATCCTCATCTTCACATCCTTGTGGAGAAATATGGGTATCTGAATATCAACGGCTGGTATCTCCGCTTCGCTTTCTACTTCTTCATCCTCTGGCACATCGCCCGCACCCTCCGCAAGAAGTCGGTAAAACAGGACGGAGATGGTGACATCCAGCACACCATCAAATCCCGCACCTTCTCCTGCCGCTGGCTGCTTTTCTACGCTTTGACTGTCACCTTCGCCGCTGTGGATTGGCTGATGACCCTGGATTACTCCTGGTTCTCCACCATGTGGGGTGTTTACATCTTCGCCGGTTGCGCCTGGGCATCCATGGCCCTGACCATCCTTCTCGTCACTTGGCTCAAAGGCCTGGGCTACCTGAAACTGGTCGTCACACAAGAACATTACCACTTGATGGGTAAGCTGCTCTTCGCTTTCACGGTGTTCTGGGCATACATCGCCTTCAGCCAGTATTTCCTCATCTGGTACGCTAACATCACAGAAGAAACTCGCTTCTACCTCACCCGTAACACTGAAGGCTGGCGCTGGGTTTCCATCTTCATCGTCATCGGCCACTTCATCGGCCCCTTCGTTCTTCTCCTGTCCCAGCCCCGCAAAAAGAATCCGGCCGTCATCTCCCTCGTCTGCCTTTGGATTCTCTTCATGCACATGGTGGATATTTATTGGAACGTCATCCCTGAGCGTGGCCCTTCCCTCGGCATCGGCTGGTGGGTGGATGGTGCTTGGATCGGCGACATCGTTGCCCTCCTCGCTGTTGTCGGCACCTCCGGCTTCATCTTCCTCCGCAGCCTTTCCCGTTACAGCCTCTATCCCTGCCGCGACCCGCGCCTGCTTGAGTCCGCCAACGTCATCAACTGATTCCCTTCATGTCACCGACCGTTCCATCTTCGAGAGCCGGAGCCACCTTTCTTTGGGTGCTGGCCGCGTTTGCGAGTTTCGCCGTCCTCTTTTACCTCATCCAGGTCACCTTTGCCACCCAGGGTGCCGTTGACCCGCGCATCCCCGACCGCCTAGCCAACAAGGAAGAAATCCTCAAGGCTCAAAGCGAGATCATCGCCAAGATGGGCCTCAATGACGGCAGTAAAAAAGCCGCCATTTTCGACAAAACGCTCGAGACCCTGAAGGCCAAACCCGAAGGCGTCAGCCCGCAGGTCGTTCCAGGCTCTCCCACACAGTTGAAACTGGCCGCTGCACCAGCCCCTGAAGCTGCGGCTCCCGCTCCAGCCCCTACACCGGAAGCTTCGATTCCAGCCGCTGCTGCTCCTGAAGCACCTGCCGCTCCAGCTCCGGCTGCCCCAACCGCTCCCGCCGCCCCGGCACCCACCCCTGCTCCCGCGAACTGATTTTTGCCCTTGGACCCTATGCAGACCTCCCCAGCATCCACGGACACCCAGGCTGACAACCTTCGCCGCGCGGCGATTGACAAGTCGGTCAAAGGCCCGGTGCTCTTCCTCTTCCTGAACGGTGCCTTCTGGCTCATGGCCTCCACCATCCTTGGAGTCATCGCCGCCATTACCCAGTTCGCTCCTGATTTCCTCGGCCCTTGCAGCGTATTTCAATATGGCCGCATCCAGCCCACCCACATCAATGCTCTTGTTTACGGCTGGGGTGTCCAGGCAGGCCTTGGTGCCATGCTTTGGATCATGGCACGGCGCTCTGGACAGGAACTCCGCAGTGGAAAAAGCATCCTCTATGTTGCGGCCATTTTCTGGAACATCGCTGTCACCATCGGCCTCGTTGCTATCCTTCTCGGCAAAAGCACCTCCATGCAGTGGCTGGAAATGCCCTCCTTCATCTGGCCCGTCCTGTTGATCTGCTTCCTCGCTTTTGCCTGGCCCATGGTATTCATGTTTGGCCGCGCCTTCCGTCCTGAAGGATTCATGGTCAGCACTTGGTATATCCTCGCTGCCTGCTTCTGGTTCCCCTGGATCTTTGTCACCGCCAACGTTGCCCTGCATTGCCTTCCTGGTCTGGGTGCTCTTGGCGCTGGTATCAATGCCTGGTATGTGCACACGGTCATCCTTCTCTTCTTTGCCCCTGTTGCCCTCGGTGCCGCTTATTACTTCATTCCTAAAATCACGGGTCAGCCCATCGCCAGTTCCCAGCTTTCCCAGATTGGTTTCTGGCTCCTGGCAGTTCTCGGTGGCTGGACGGGTATGCAACAATACATGGGCGGCCCTCTTCCCGCCTGGATGCCTGCCGTCGGCGCCGCCGCCAGCATGCTCCTTCTGATTCCCGTTGGTGTCGTCGGTCTCAACCATCACCTGACCACCCTGGGTAAGCACAGCATGGTCGCCTCCAGCCCGACTCTGCGCTTCGTTTTCTTCGGTGCTCTGTTCTATCCCGTCAGTGGTGCCATCCTGGCCCTGATCTCCAATTTCTCCACCGGTGCCGTCCTCCAGTTCACGCAGGCCTCCTACGGGTTCCAGATCGTCGCAGTCTATGGCTTCTTCAGCATGACCATCTTCGGTGCGATTTACTACATCGTGCCACGCCTCACCGGCTGTGAATGGCTCTCCGTCAGCCTTATCCGCAACCACTTCTGGTTCTCCGTTTACGGCATCGGTGCCATCGTCGTGACCAGCCTCGTCGCAGGTGCCCAGCAGGGCGGCGACCTCAACTCTCCAGAAATGTGGGACCAGGACTTCATGCAGCTCGCTCTGAACCTTCGCCCTTACATCATCGCCCGCGCCATCGCCTGGGCCTTGATCACCTGGTCCAATGTTTGGTTCCTCATCCATCTCATGCTCATGGTGGCCGGTCTTGGCCGCCGCAGCTCCTCCCCGACGCTGCTTGAACATGACCACGACGAAGCCCTTTCCCACGCCGCCCACGCATGAGCCAGTTCCGCACGTTTATCCTCGCCCTCGTCGCCAGCTTCGGACTCCCCTGGCTGTGCCTGATCGTCATCCCGGCGGTCAAATATCAGGCACTCACCCAGGTAGCCTATGACAAGGACACCGATGGCATTGAAGGCCTCTATCCTCCCGCCCCCATCAACCGCCAGGGACAGCTCGTCTATGCCCGCGAAGGTTGTGTTCAGTGCCATACCCAGATGATCCGCCCGACCCAGCTCGCCCTGGATGGCTGGCGCAAAGGATGGGGCATGGACCAGGACGCACGTCCACCGGCCCCTGTCCGCTCCAACAACATGCGTGATTACCTCGGCGAGCCTTTCGCTTTCCTCGGTGTCCAGCGCAACGGTCCTGATCTTTCCAATTACGGCTGGCGCGCCCCTGAGCGTGCTCTCATCCATCAGATGCTCTATGCTCCCCGTACCCTTCACGACTGGTCCAACATGCCCGCCTTCACGCATCTCTACAAAGAGCGTCTGGCTCAAGGCCCTGTATCTTCCGTAGCCCTGAAGCTGCCGAAGAAGTTCCCTCTGAAAGAAGGTTATGAAGTCATCCCCACACCTGAAGCCGAAGCTCTCGTGGACTACCTGCTTTCCCTGAAAAAAGACTATCCCGTCCCTGGTGATCCCGCCGCCGTCGCAGCCGCCCCTGCTGCAGCCAAGAAATAACCCCCGGAACACTCGAGACCCCCGCCCATGAGCGCTCCTTCCTCCTTCCCCAATCCTGACAGCAATGATCTGGACCGCCTCCACGCCGCTGTGAAGCGTGAAAAGGCCGATCTGGAACCCGGTCGCGAACCCGCACCCATGTGGGTCCTCTTCCTGTTCATGATCATCGCCATCATAGCTGGTGGCCAGCTCGGCCCCATGGCTGGTGGCTTCAGCTTCGATGTTAGCAACCCATTTGCAGCCAGCAACTTCGGCGATCCCCGTGGTAGCAACAAGGATCCAGGCGCAGGGGCCGATCCATTCCAGGTCGCCATGAAAAAAGGTGCCAGCGGTTATGCCGTCTGCGGCGGTTGCCACCAGGGCAGCGGCCTCGGCTTGGCCGGTCAGTATCCTCCTCTCGCAGGCTCCGAATGGGTCCTCGGCGGCACAGAGCGCCTCATCCGCGTCGTCCAGCACGGTCTCGTCGGTCAGGTCACCGTCAAAGGTCAGAACTACAATTTCCCTGGTGGGATGCAGGGCTTCGGAGCTGCCATGTCCGCTGGAGATCTAGCCAACGTCCTGACCTACATCCGCAATAACTGGGGTAACGAAGGAACCATGATCACAAAGGAAATGGTCGAAAAAGTCCGCGCTGAAGAAAAGCGCGCTACCCAGTGGACCATGGCCGACCTCGAAGCTTTCAAAGATAAAAACGTCCCCGGTGATATTCCAGCAGGCCCGGGCGCGACAGCCGCCGCTCCGGCCCCGTAATCGAGATTCCCTTTTCAATGTTCCGTTCATGGCAATCTGTTTCCCGCAAGGCTCCTCCGGCAGCCTCTGAGGCAACATTGCCTGACCTCTCGTCATCACTGAAAAATTCGGCCTTCCCCGCTCTCATCATCGAGAGTTCTGGAGCGCCGGATTTCTTTTCATTCCAGTCCCCTTTTTGATCGTCAATCCCACGACCTTCACCCCCTTTCTCACGTAGCTTTCAAGGTCCCTTTTCAATTCAATCTATGAGCGCCGCCGCCACCACCCACGATCACTCCCATGGAGCCGATCATGCGCATGATCACCACGAGCCGGGATTCTTCGGCAAGTATATCTTCTCCTGTGACCACAAGGTCATCGGCATCCAATATGGTCTCAGCGGCCTTCTCTTCCTTCTGCTCGGCTTCTTCCTGATGCTGCTCATGCGCTGGAGCATCGCCTTCCCTGGCCAGACCGTCCCGGGACTGCTGTTTGTAGAAAACCTCCCGCTCATTGGCCCCTTCTTCCACGATGCCATCGGCCGTTGGGCCCCAGGCGGCATCGTCAATGGCGAGCTCTACAACATGCTCGGTGCCATGCACGGCACCATCATGGTGTTCCTCGGCATTGTGCCTCTCGGTTTCGCTGGCTTTGTGAATTTCGTCATGCCACTTCAGATCGGCACGATCGATATGGCGTTCCCGAAACTGAACATGTGGAGCTTCTGGCTCTTCTTCGTCAGCGGCGTCATGATGCTCGCCAGTTTCTTCGTTGGCACCGGCTCCGTCCAGACCGGCTGGACAATGTATTCCCCCCTCGCCTCCACCACCACCCTCGCTGTCACCAACATTTGGATGCACGGCCACACTTGGTGGTTGATGGCCATGGTCTTCAATATCTCCGCCTCCCTTCTCGGCTCCGTGAACGTGATCACCACCGTGATCAACCTCCGCGCCAAGGGCATGACCTGGATGCGCATGCCCTTCTTCTGCTGGGCCATGTTCGTCACCAGCTTCCTGCTTCTGCTCGCCTTCCCTCCTCTTGAAGTCGCCGCCATCCTCCAGCTTGTGGATCGCGTCTTCGGTGCCAGCTTCTTCCTCCCGACCGGCCTCATGGAAGGCGGCCAGCACCTGGACATCTCCGGTGGTGGTTCTCCTCTCCTTTACCAGCATCTTTTCTGGTTCCTGGCCCACCCTGAGGTGTACGTTCTCATTCTCCCCGCCTTCGCCATCCTGGCTGAAGTCATCCCGGCCAATACCCGCCGCCCTCTTTGGGGATACAAGTCCATGGTCTATGCCGCCCTCACACTCGGCTTCCTCAGCTTCCTCGTCTGGGCTCACCACATGTACCTGACCGGCATGGGTACCATGATGTCCACTTACTTCCAGATCACCACGGTGCTCATCTCCGTCCCTTCCGTGATCCTTCTGACAGGACTCATGATCTCCCTCTGGGGCGGCTCCATCCGCTTCACCCCACAGATGCTTTTCGCATCCGCCTTTCTGCCCATGTTCGGTATCGGCGGTCTCACCGGTCTGCCTCTGGCCTTCACCTTCATTGACCTTGCCCTTCACGATACCTATTACGTCATCGGCCACTTCCATTACGTCGTTGCCCCCGGCACCATCTTTGCCCTCTTCGCAGGCATTTATCACTGGTATCCGAAGATCACAGGCCGCTACATGAGCGACTTCCTCGGCAAGCTCCACTTCTGGCCTTCTCTGCTGGGTATGAATCTGATCTTTGCTCCGATGTTCATTCAGGGCATGGGCGGCTTCCACCGTCGCTGGTATGATGGCGGCAAATACTTCGAACAGACCAGCGGCGCTTCCAACTGGGTCACCAAGCTCACCTCGGACTTCTTCGGCATCTTCGGCATGGATGTCCCGAATAACCTCCTCGGCCTGAACGTCCTCATGTCCGTCGGTGCATTCATCCTCGCCCTCGGCCAGGTGCCGTTCATCCTGAACGTCTTCCTCAGCATCAAAGGCGGCAAGAAGTCCAACAGCGACAACCCATGGAATTGCACCACGCTCGAGTGGGCCACTCCGACACCGCCTCCGCACGGCAACTTCCTGTTTGAACCCGTCGTCGTTCGTGGTCCCTACGAGTATAGCGTCCCCAACTGCACCCAGGACTTCCTGCCACAGTGGGAAAGCGAGCCCGGCAAAGCCGCTGTGGCCCCTGCTTCCACCACGCCTGCCCCCGCCGCTCATCATTGATCTGAGCCTGCCCTGAAAACCTGAGCACTCCCTTTCGCAATGGATATCCCCTACACAGTCACCGCCCGCCCAGACACGGGCCTATACAATGCCAAAGTCGGCATCTGGCTTTTCCTCGCCTCTGAGGTGATGCTCTTCGGCGGCCTCTTTTCTTCTTACATCTTCCTGCGCGTCGGGGCCGACTACCACTGGCCTGTGCATGAGCTGAACGTCACCATGGGTTTCATCAATACCCTGGTGCTTATCTTCTCCTCCGTCACGGTCCTTCTGGCTTGGGCTAACCTCAAGTTGCGCAAAATTGGTAAATTCAGGCTCTACATGACCCTCACGGTGCTCTGCGCCATGACGTTCATGGTCATCAAGGCCTTCGAATACAAATCCAAGTTTGAGCATTATGCCGTCAAGCTCACGGATGGCACCTTCCTCACCGGCCACCTTCCTCACGGCTACGAAATCACCTTTGGTGAAGCCACCGATTTCACCATGACCATCGCAGGTGAAAACAAGGCCATTGATGCAGACCCAGCGGACTACATCCTTCCTTACATCGTCGGTGAAGCCCCCACCTTTAAGCTCGCTTCCGGTGAAGAACTCTCCCTGGATTCCTCCAGCTTCGGCGACTTCCAGAAAAAGACCGTCAAGGCTGCTGAAGACGCCCTCGAAAAACGACGTGCTGACCTCCGTGCCAAGGGCAAAGAGGCTGAAGCCAAAAAACTCAACATCGTCCCGGACACCACCGTCAAACTCACCGCCTCCCAGCCGATCACCATCAAGGTCAAACCTTCCAAAATTCTCGGCTATTCCGCATCCACCATCACCTTTGCTGACGGCACCACCGCCACCGGCAAACTCCTGGATGACAAAATGGTCCTAGAAGTGGACGGAGTCGATGCACGTTCTGTCCCCGATGCTGAAAACTCACTCGCCTGGAGCAGCAACTACCTCGGCGAGGGCTGGAAAAAAGCCTTTATCGAAAACCGCGACCACGCCCAGGCTGAGTTCAAAGAAAAATATCCTTCTCGCGATCCTCAAAAGAGTGCAACCCACCAGAAGGAATCTTTCTATCTGCATATCAAATCCGCCACCCCTCCTGCAGCCCACGCTGAAGGCGAACACAAAGCGGAAGCCGCAGCCACAGAACATGGCGATGACCACGCTGGTCACGGTCACCATCCTGAAGTGACCCTGGAGAAAAAAGACATCGCTTTTTACTCCAATTACACGCCAAAGCTGAACACCTATTACGCCATCTATTTCACCCTCACGGGTCTCCATGGCCTTCACGTCGTCGCCGGTGCTCTGGTCCTCACCTACTTCCTGCTTTTTGATGGCAAGATGCTTCGCAACGACCCTGAGCGCCTCGCCAACCGCGTCGAAGTCGGTGGTCTCTTCTGGCATTTTGTGGACTTGGTCTGGATCTTCCTGTTCCCTCTCCTTTATCTCCTTTAATCGACGGCTCTCCCTTCACCTCTTTTCCTTACCGTTATGGCCGACAGTCACGAAGAAATTTACAAGTCGATCAAGAAGATCAAAATCATTGGCTGGGTGCTGGCCGTGTTTACTGGCATCACAGTGGGCCTTTCCTATGTGGAGCTTCCCACCCATAGCATGAACATCCTGGTCGGCATGATCGTCGCCTCATTCAAGGCCGCCCTCGTCGCTCTAATTTTCATGCACTTGAATCACGAGGCCAAGCTGATCTACAAAATCCTCGCCTTCACCGCAGCCTTCGCCATCGCTCTCTTCTTCCTGTTCGTATTCTCTGCACACGATCCTCTCGTCTTCAGCGGATTTTACGACAACAACAACGAGTAATCGACACCACGCTCATGTCACTCAAGCACTTCCACATCGTCTTCCTGTTTTTCGCTATCCTGAGCGATCTTGGGTTCTGGCTGTGGACCCGCATGCTCCCTGAGCAGGCGGCTGCACTCGGAGTGGCTGGCTTGGGTTCCTTCGCCGGTTGGCTCAGCATCGTCATGACCGCCTATGGCGTGTGGTACATCTTCAAAAAGAGCCGCACCATCATTGTCTGACCCCTGCCCCTTGCACTTCTTATGAACACGCACCTCTTCCAGCTTGCCTGTGCCACCTGCCGTCCAGATCCGGGCAGCCTCATGGCCCAGGCTCAGGACATGGCCGTGCTAGTCATGCTTGGTTTCCTCGTCCTCGGCATGGGTGCCGTGGGCCTCATTTTCCTCAACTTCGCCCGCAAACAAAGCCGTCTCTCCGCTGACGTGCAGCTTTAATATCTCCCCCTGAATCTCTCATGAGCGTCTCTGACATCAATACCTGGATCGGCATCACCCAAAACGCCTCCGAGCACGGCGGTCTCGTGGACCACATGCTCGGCTTCGTCCACTGGTTCATGCTCGCCCTCTTCGTCGGCTGGTCCATCTTCCTCATCATCGCCTTCACTCGCTTCCGCCAGACGAAGAACGCCAAGGCTGACTACTACGGCGTGCGCGGCCATGCCTCCACCCATATTGAAATCGGCGTCGTCGTCGTGGAAGCCATCCTCCTCCTCGGTTTCGCCTTCCCTCTCTGGTCCCGTCAGGCCGATGACTTCCCGACTAGCCCGGACACCATCAAAATGCGCGCCCTTGGCGAAAAATTCCTTTGGAATTTCCAGTATCCTGGCGATGACCTCATGCTCAGCACCTGGAACATGAAGGGCATCTCTCCAGCCAACGTCACCGGCCGTGACCTCCTGGACCCCAATGGCAAGGACGACTTCATCAACCCCGGCACGATGAAGCTTCCTGTCGGTCGCCCCGTCATTGTCGATGTCGCCAGCAAAGACGTCATTCATAACCTCGCCCTCGTCCCCATGCGCTCTGCACAGGATGCCATCCCTGGTGTCAAAGCACACATGTGGTTCAAGCCAGTGAAAACCGGGACTTGGGACATCATTTGCGGTCAGCTTTGCGGCCCAGGCCACGCCCAGATGAAGGCCGTGCTTGAAGTCGTCGAAGGCAAAGAATTCGACGAATGGGCCAAGGAGCAGTCCGCCAGTGCCGCCGCCAAATCAGCCGCCCTCAATGCGCCTGTGGCTGCTGCTCAGTAATTTCAGCACCCACCTGCTCAGACTCTTTCGGGATGTCCCGCTTCTGATCAGGAGCGGGACATTTTTTTTTTGCCCCGCTTTTGAGAAAACCACATCCACTCATCGCCCCCCATACTGAGCACTGAGCACTGAGCACTGAGCACTGAGCACTGAAGACCGCACCTCTCCCATGACCTGGACCCGCTTCCAACGCCTCGCCCTCATCGCCTTCATCACTGTGGAAGTGCTGATTTTTGTGGGTGCCGTCGTGCGCGCCACAGGCTCCGGTCTCGGGTGTCCCGACTGGCCTTTTTGCTACGGATGTGTCGTCCCGCCCACCAGTGCCGAGGACATCGACTTCACCAAGATCGATCTGGAAAAATTCCGCGCCAAAGCCGCCCGCCACGGCCGCGATCCCGCCACCATTACCCCGGAAACCCTCAAGGCAGAGTTCGACCCCGTCGCCACCTGGGTGGAATACATCAACCGCCTCACCAGCCTCCCGGTGGGGTTCTCCATGCTGGCCCTACTCATCGCCTCCTTTGGCCAGATCCGGCTGCAGAGAAAACGCGTCTTCCTCGCCTCCGTGACAGCCTTTGCCCTCGTCCTCATCAACGCCTGGCTGGGTGCTCGTGTCGTCTTCAGTGGATTAAAACCCGGCATCATCACCCTTCACATGGCCTTAGCCATTTTGTTGCAGTGTGTCCTCGTTTACACAGCTTGGCGTGCCAATGACCGCCCCTGGACCCTTCCCTGGAAAAACTCCCTCCCCTCCTCCAGGCTGCGCTGGCTGGCCTGGGGCTTGTTCGCCCTCATCGTCATCGAAGGCGTCATGGGTTCACAAGTGCGTGAATTGACCGACCACCTCGCCCACACCCATGCTGGCGAACCCCGCAGCCAGTGGGTTATTGAGCTGGAGAATAGCTGGGTGTATCTCGTCCACCGAAGCTTTTCCTGGCTCATCCTCGTCGCCGGTATCGCATTCCTACAGCTCAGCCGCAAGCACCTCACCCGTGCAGGCTGGTTGGAATGGAGCATCATCAGCCTCATCTTCAGCCAGATGATCCTCGGCATCGTTCTCGCACATGTCGGCATCGTCGGCATTGCCCAGGTCCTTCACATCGGGCTCTCCTCCCTGCTCGTCAGTGCCCTCTTTCTCTGGCTGCTCGGTTCCTCTCGAAAGCCAGCGACTGTCTCTGGCATAACGCTGCCAGCGCGTTAAATTAGATTCCCCATGTCTGATAGCCCCCTTCCCACCGCCGATCCCATCTCCAAAAACTGGAGCATGAACGATCTGCTGGTGCTGACGAAGTTCCGCCTCAGCGCCCTCGTCATCGTCTCCACCTTCGTCGCCTTCTGGTTGCGGGCAGGCACATCGTTAGACGGCTGGCTGCTTTTCCACACCCTCCTGGGCAGCAGCCTCGCCGCCTTCGGAGCCGCCGTCTTCAACCAGCTCATGGAGATCGAGCCGGATTCCCGCATGACCCGCACGGCGGATCGTCCCCTGCCCTCTGGCCGAATCAGCCCCAGCGCTGCCTTCGCCATCGGCTGGCTGCTCAGCGCCTTCGCTCTCATTCACCTCATGGCCAAGGTGAACTTTGAAGCCGCCGCCCTCACCGCCCTCACCCTGGCCACCTATCTTTTCATCTACACCCCGCTGAAAAGACAATCCCCCACCAACACCCTCGTCGGAGCCGTTTCCGGTGCCCTTCCCCCGCTCATCGGTTGGGCCGGTGCAGCAGGTAAGCTGCCCGGGGATGAAGCCTATGTCCGCTGGGAATTGCTGCTGGAACCCGGTGCCATCTACCTCTTTATCCTCCTCTTCCTCTGGCAACTCCCCCACTTCCTCGCCATCAACTGGATGTATCGGGATGAATACCGCCGGGGCGGCTTCATCATGCTCGCCAACGATGACGAAGCCGGAGTACGCACCTCCAAGCACGCCCTGGCTTATTCCATCGCCACCCTGCTGCTCATGTTTTACCCCGTCTTCATGGGCCTGGTCATCACCTGGATCTTTCTCCCCCTCGCCCTCGCCCTCGCCGGCTGGCTCTGCAAACTCGCCCTCGACTTTCAAAAGAACCCGGAGCGCCCCACCGCCCGTAAACTCTTCCTCTGCACCCTCATCTATCTCCCCGCCATCTTCCTCATCACCTCCCTCGCCTGGAAGCGCGCCTAACCTAATTTTCAACCATGTCTGACCAGCACACCGACCCCAAGCCCAACCTCACCCCCTGGGCCATCTGGATTCCCATCATCATCGCCGTGCTTGGCGTCGTGGTGTTTTACAATTACCTCCTGGCCATGCAGCAGCAGGCCGCCAGTGAGGAGAAAGACCGCCCCGCTATTCTTGGACGGCTTGAGCGGGATCTGGAGCTCACGGAACGCACCGGCAAAAAAGTCCATCTGGATGACCTGCGTGGAAAAATCATCCTCGCTTCCTGGGTCTATACCCGCTGCCCACGCGGTTGTGCAGGTGTCATCGCCAAACTCAAAA is a genomic window containing:
- a CDS encoding cbb3-type cytochrome c oxidase subunit II — protein: MSQFRTFILALVASFGLPWLCLIVIPAVKYQALTQVAYDKDTDGIEGLYPPAPINRQGQLVYAREGCVQCHTQMIRPTQLALDGWRKGWGMDQDARPPAPVRSNNMRDYLGEPFAFLGVQRNGPDLSNYGWRAPERALIHQMLYAPRTLHDWSNMPAFTHLYKERLAQGPVSSVALKLPKKFPLKEGYEVIPTPEAEALVDYLLSLKKDYPVPGDPAAVAAAPAAAKK
- a CDS encoding c-type cytochrome; translation: MKYFFLSYLFVAAIIVAAFGSRGSKSELPPLEIFQDMDHQAKVKYQAHSDFFADGLGARRPVKGTVPIGFEVPAKAASAPDFKPPQYGFANGLDYYSTGKIGDYYGDGLPKEVTLNKALLERGERQYNIYCAVCHAASGNGKGITSKYGIMTAFNFHQPGSTDPANAGAYRADGAIYDVITNGKGLMGPYGGNIIVQDRWAIVAYIRAMQVAVKENNVSVQ
- a CDS encoding c-type cytochrome, translating into MSAPSSFPNPDSNDLDRLHAAVKREKADLEPGREPAPMWVLFLFMIIAIIAGGQLGPMAGGFSFDVSNPFAASNFGDPRGSNKDPGAGADPFQVAMKKGASGYAVCGGCHQGSGLGLAGQYPPLAGSEWVLGGTERLIRVVQHGLVGQVTVKGQNYNFPGGMQGFGAAMSAGDLANVLTYIRNNWGNEGTMITKEMVEKVRAEEKRATQWTMADLEAFKDKNVPGDIPAGPGATAAAPAP
- a CDS encoding cbb3-type cytochrome c oxidase subunit I, which gives rise to MQTSPASTDTQADNLRRAAIDKSVKGPVLFLFLNGAFWLMASTILGVIAAITQFAPDFLGPCSVFQYGRIQPTHINALVYGWGVQAGLGAMLWIMARRSGQELRSGKSILYVAAIFWNIAVTIGLVAILLGKSTSMQWLEMPSFIWPVLLICFLAFAWPMVFMFGRAFRPEGFMVSTWYILAACFWFPWIFVTANVALHCLPGLGALGAGINAWYVHTVILLFFAPVALGAAYYFIPKITGQPIASSQLSQIGFWLLAVLGGWTGMQQYMGGPLPAWMPAVGAAASMLLLIPVGVVGLNHHLTTLGKHSMVASSPTLRFVFFGALFYPVSGAILALISNFSTGAVLQFTQASYGFQIVAVYGFFSMTIFGAIYYIVPRLTGCEWLSVSLIRNHFWFSVYGIGAIVVTSLVAGAQQGGDLNSPEMWDQDFMQLALNLRPYIIARAIAWALITWSNVWFLIHLMLMVAGLGRRSSSPTLLEHDHDEALSHAAHA
- a CDS encoding cytochrome C oxidase subunit IV family protein, whose translation is MADSHEEIYKSIKKIKIIGWVLAVFTGITVGLSYVELPTHSMNILVGMIVASFKAALVALIFMHLNHEAKLIYKILAFTAAFAIALFFLFVFSAHDPLVFSGFYDNNNE
- a CDS encoding cytochrome c oxidase subunit I, whose translation is MSAAATTHDHSHGADHAHDHHEPGFFGKYIFSCDHKVIGIQYGLSGLLFLLLGFFLMLLMRWSIAFPGQTVPGLLFVENLPLIGPFFHDAIGRWAPGGIVNGELYNMLGAMHGTIMVFLGIVPLGFAGFVNFVMPLQIGTIDMAFPKLNMWSFWLFFVSGVMMLASFFVGTGSVQTGWTMYSPLASTTTLAVTNIWMHGHTWWLMAMVFNISASLLGSVNVITTVINLRAKGMTWMRMPFFCWAMFVTSFLLLLAFPPLEVAAILQLVDRVFGASFFLPTGLMEGGQHLDISGGGSPLLYQHLFWFLAHPEVYVLILPAFAILAEVIPANTRRPLWGYKSMVYAALTLGFLSFLVWAHHMYLTGMGTMMSTYFQITTVLISVPSVILLTGLMISLWGGSIRFTPQMLFASAFLPMFGIGGLTGLPLAFTFIDLALHDTYYVIGHFHYVVAPGTIFALFAGIYHWYPKITGRYMSDFLGKLHFWPSLLGMNLIFAPMFIQGMGGFHRRWYDGGKYFEQTSGASNWVTKLTSDFFGIFGMDVPNNLLGLNVLMSVGAFILALGQVPFILNVFLSIKGGKKSNSDNPWNCTTLEWATPTPPPHGNFLFEPVVVRGPYEYSVPNCTQDFLPQWESEPGKAAVAPASTTPAPAAHH